Proteins found in one Hydrogenispora ethanolica genomic segment:
- a CDS encoding GNAT family N-acetyltransferase, producing the protein MATTYRKAGAGDREALLDLIARGFAVDSQGALDLREGEEHRILFSYLYSLPGWDPGRVFVAEEAGQLLAAVGFFPQVLSLDRADIPVWAISPVVTAPEARSRGLAGHCLNLGMEEVRQQGIPAAFLWGIPDFYPRFGFVPVLPRYRTRLALAAARVGDKDGRERNGRGRLREYKVSDLLRIGELYSGTNRSFWLQPLRTAEWWRDRLAELDIEAGVLREVPFPERRNFLVWEKNDGSVAGYLYYKEEIRRERIIITEAVASSPGDASAMLQQLVTKIVAKTEDASQLNQVVIQGTPLHLLNSAAYRMGGTHLDPAPRFGMLKILDWDAFLAMLGPVLRERLDPWPLSGASGGASIGFEPDGALLQMERSPERLTFHFAKPPQSAATLQLLTRLFLGFYDLEDLSLIQCDPALRQRLFPAKYPFIWDANYLY; encoded by the coding sequence ATGGCGACGACATATCGAAAAGCGGGAGCAGGGGACCGGGAGGCTCTCCTGGACTTGATAGCCCGTGGCTTTGCGGTCGATTCCCAAGGTGCGCTGGACCTTCGGGAAGGCGAGGAGCACCGGATTTTATTCAGCTACTTATATTCATTGCCCGGGTGGGACCCGGGGCGAGTTTTTGTGGCGGAGGAAGCCGGACAACTGCTGGCGGCGGTAGGCTTTTTCCCGCAAGTGCTTTCATTGGACCGGGCGGACATCCCGGTCTGGGCGATCTCGCCGGTGGTGACGGCTCCGGAGGCGCGGAGCCGGGGACTGGCGGGCCATTGTTTGAATCTCGGGATGGAAGAGGTCCGCCAGCAAGGGATTCCGGCGGCCTTTCTGTGGGGTATCCCCGATTTTTACCCCAGGTTCGGCTTTGTCCCGGTATTGCCGCGCTACCGCACCCGGCTCGCCCTCGCGGCTGCCCGGGTAGGGGATAAGGACGGCCGGGAACGGAACGGCCGCGGGCGCCTGCGGGAATATAAGGTTTCCGACCTGCTCCGGATAGGCGAGTTGTACTCCGGCACCAACCGGTCTTTTTGGCTGCAACCGCTCCGGACCGCGGAATGGTGGCGTGACCGCCTGGCGGAGTTGGATATCGAAGCCGGCGTGTTGCGGGAGGTTCCTTTTCCGGAACGCCGTAACTTTTTGGTCTGGGAAAAGAATGACGGGAGCGTTGCGGGATATTTATATTATAAAGAGGAAATCCGGCGGGAAAGGATAATTATTACAGAAGCCGTGGCATCGAGCCCCGGAGACGCTTCGGCGATGTTGCAACAGCTCGTGACGAAGATCGTTGCAAAGACGGAAGATGCGTCTCAGCTCAACCAGGTCGTGATTCAGGGAACGCCGCTGCATCTTTTGAACAGCGCGGCCTACCGCATGGGCGGAACCCATCTGGATCCGGCGCCGCGTTTTGGCATGCTCAAGATCCTGGATTGGGACGCCTTCCTGGCCATGCTCGGTCCAGTGCTTCGGGAACGGCTCGATCCCTGGCCGTTGAGCGGAGCTTCCGGAGGGGCAAGTATCGGCTTTGAACCGGACGGAGCCCTGCTGCAGATGGAGAGAAGCCCGGAGCGGCTCACCTTTCATTTCGCCAAGCCGCCGCAGAGCGCCGCGACTCTGCAATTGCTGACCCGGCTTTTCCTGGGTTTTTATGATTTGGAGGATCTGAGCCTGATTCAGTGCGACCCGGCCTTACGGCAACGGCTCTTTCCAGCCAAATACCCATTTATCTGGGATGCAAATTATTTGTACTAA
- a CDS encoding N-acetylglucosamine-6-phosphate deacetylase, which translates to MEPLALTKAALYTPFSFIEEATVLVRQGKIAAAGPADEIAIPAEFREVPLEGLILAPGFIDQHLHGSGRAAVMSGTPEALNEIGKFQATHGVTGFLATTAAASQGQLFQVARAYAELNAAPAYKGARCLGLHLEGPYGALDTIDLSKPADGSRLPDWLAIQAVHLQSGRGIKLVTLAPELPGALELAGELKKNGIVASIGHSAASFETARAAIEAGFGCVTDCFAGFPLLDPRQPGIIGAALTDAALPVEIVVQDDALHPATVALVWQLKSPERIILASNGQPFGPEQSRETLTMDEAVRKTFAMIGCDLADVLRMATYNPARLLGVNKKKGSIYPGKDADIIAMTTDLDVVMTMVEGEVISGLISL; encoded by the coding sequence GTGGAACCGTTAGCTTTGACGAAAGCCGCCTTGTATACGCCATTTTCTTTCATTGAAGAGGCGACTGTTTTGGTGAGGCAAGGGAAGATCGCGGCGGCGGGTCCGGCCGATGAGATCGCGATTCCGGCCGAATTTCGCGAAGTGCCGCTGGAAGGCTTGATTTTGGCGCCGGGTTTCATCGACCAGCATTTGCACGGTAGCGGACGCGCGGCCGTGATGAGCGGCACGCCCGAGGCGTTGAATGAAATCGGGAAATTCCAGGCTACTCACGGAGTGACCGGGTTTCTGGCGACCACCGCCGCGGCCTCTCAAGGACAACTGTTCCAAGTGGCGCGGGCCTATGCGGAGCTGAATGCCGCTCCGGCCTACAAGGGAGCCCGTTGTCTCGGTTTGCATCTGGAAGGACCGTATGGGGCGCTCGATACGATCGATCTCTCTAAGCCGGCGGATGGTTCACGGCTGCCGGATTGGCTAGCGATACAGGCCGTTCATCTGCAGAGCGGACGTGGTATCAAGCTGGTCACGCTCGCCCCGGAACTGCCGGGAGCGCTGGAACTGGCCGGGGAACTCAAGAAAAATGGCATCGTGGCTTCGATCGGGCATAGCGCGGCCAGCTTCGAAACTGCCCGGGCCGCGATCGAAGCCGGATTCGGCTGTGTCACCGATTGCTTCGCGGGGTTCCCGCTACTCGATCCCAGGCAGCCGGGGATCATCGGAGCCGCCTTGACCGATGCCGCCTTGCCGGTGGAGATCGTTGTTCAGGACGATGCGCTTCACCCGGCCACCGTGGCGCTGGTTTGGCAATTGAAAAGTCCGGAACGGATCATCCTGGCTTCGAACGGCCAGCCGTTCGGTCCCGAGCAATCCCGGGAAACGCTCACCATGGACGAGGCGGTTCGGAAGACCTTCGCGATGATCGGATGCGATTTGGCGGATGTTCTACGGATGGCGACCTATAACCCAGCCCGCTTGCTGGGCGTTAATAAGAAGAAAGGAAGCATTTACCCGGGTAAGGATGCCGATATCATCGCCATGACCACCGACCTGGACGTGGTGATGACCATGGTCGAGGGAGAGGTCATCAGCGGTTTGATCTCTTTGTAA
- a CDS encoding metallophosphoesterase family protein, with protein sequence MKILAVSDVEESLLASETKRIAGIDLIVSCGDLNESYLSYLSTIYGVPLLFVRGNHDLALTPEIQLGENLHQRLFSYKNLRFLGFEGSIDYTTHAVQYTEAQMAWMVRLACLKTLLHGRPDIIVTHAPPRGIHDGADRCHQGFQSFHQLVNRLQPRYFLHGHIHLNYQRNLPRVTQVQNTRIVNVYGHYVFEV encoded by the coding sequence ATGAAAATCCTGGCCGTATCGGATGTCGAAGAGTCCTTGTTGGCTTCGGAGACGAAACGGATCGCGGGAATCGATCTGATCGTTTCCTGCGGCGATTTGAACGAAAGTTATCTGTCGTACTTATCCACGATCTATGGCGTGCCGTTGCTTTTTGTCCGCGGCAATCATGACCTGGCATTGACCCCTGAGATCCAGCTGGGCGAAAACCTCCACCAGCGTTTATTCTCCTACAAGAACCTTCGTTTCCTGGGCTTTGAAGGTTCAATCGATTATACGACCCACGCCGTCCAGTATACGGAGGCCCAGATGGCCTGGATGGTCCGGTTGGCCTGTCTCAAAACGCTGCTTCACGGCCGCCCGGATATCATTGTGACGCATGCTCCGCCCCGGGGAATCCATGATGGCGCGGACCGCTGCCATCAAGGTTTCCAATCCTTTCATCAGCTGGTGAACAGGCTTCAACCCCGATACTTTTTGCACGGGCATATTCATTTGAACTACCAACGAAACCTGCCTCGAGTAACCCAAGTCCAAAATACCCGGATCGTCAATGTCTACGGACACTACGTTTTCGAAGTTTGA
- a CDS encoding DUF4032 domain-containing protein yields the protein MFTAPRRNTFKEIYEAERLSEILYHGVQPIEVAQIEGSVNRWREFDRQFRPERADKGKLRSVIAAMEQEVVLPPISVYKIRDDYYVIDGNHRVSAAKQIEQAYIDAEVQELLPPADSDEHRLWRERSRFEWKTGLKLYLTTNGAYNKLLVYIRLYAKQHLKKTQQPLNMKTAAMMWRDEIYAPVVRMIEARKLRRHFPLYTADDLFVFVIHHQLFKSHLQRRPINPQEAVNDFCNRAEAPSFHLRDLLKGMVLKRPCTEPCFKCSRKCPEGLICHEDGRLMIAESCQGCGACATECPNGNLYSYEQFVDGNGLLLYNTNQKE from the coding sequence ATGTTTACCGCGCCAAGAAGGAACACTTTTAAAGAAATCTATGAGGCGGAGAGGTTATCCGAAATCCTCTATCACGGCGTTCAGCCCATTGAAGTCGCCCAGATCGAGGGGAGTGTCAACCGTTGGCGCGAGTTTGACCGGCAATTCCGTCCCGAACGGGCGGATAAGGGAAAATTGCGATCGGTCATTGCGGCCATGGAGCAAGAGGTGGTCCTTCCGCCCATTTCAGTCTATAAAATCCGGGATGATTATTACGTCATTGACGGCAATCACCGGGTCTCCGCGGCCAAACAGATTGAACAGGCCTATATTGACGCCGAGGTTCAAGAGTTGCTGCCCCCGGCCGACTCCGATGAACATCGTCTATGGCGGGAACGGTCGCGTTTTGAATGGAAAACCGGGTTGAAGCTTTACCTCACCACCAATGGGGCATATAATAAGTTGCTTGTTTATATCCGGTTATATGCCAAGCAGCATTTGAAGAAGACCCAACAGCCCTTGAACATGAAAACAGCGGCCATGATGTGGCGGGACGAGATCTACGCTCCGGTGGTTCGGATGATTGAGGCCCGTAAACTCCGGCGCCATTTTCCCTTGTATACGGCGGACGATCTGTTCGTGTTTGTCATCCATCACCAGCTCTTCAAATCCCACCTGCAAAGAAGACCGATTAACCCACAAGAGGCAGTGAATGATTTTTGCAATCGGGCCGAAGCGCCATCCTTTCATCTCCGGGATCTGCTCAAAGGGATGGTTTTGAAGCGGCCATGTACCGAACCATGCTTTAAGTGTAGCCGAAAATGTCCGGAAGGGTTGATCTGCCACGAGGACGGACGGCTGATGATTGCCGAAAGTTGCCAAGGCTGTGGCGCTTGCGCTACGGAGTGCCCCAATGGCAACCTATATTCTTATGAGCAATTTGTAGACGGAAACGGGCTCTTATTATATAATACAAACCAAAAGGAATAA